The following proteins are encoded in a genomic region of Sorangiineae bacterium MSr12523:
- a CDS encoding PLP-dependent aminotransferase family protein, with translation MDFYLNADDHRRGLARALYEQIRQAIAEGRIRPGDRLPPSRELAKQLAISRFTVTTAYGYLVAEGFLEGASAAGTRVTLPARRSQLQRVTPPLLRGRHAPASPAPPNEPAAMQMELGVPDAESFPYTEFRTQTWRAMRELRTHGGTQYGDAAGEPSLRRAIATWIHRSRGVRAAPEEVVVTAGAQQAFDLVLSALARPGDTVAVEDPGYPPFRQLAELRGVKVVPVQADHHGLVVESLPPRARLVYVTPSHQFPLGSVLSLVRRRLLLDWAQATGAFILEDDYDSEFRFSDRPLEPMQRLDTGARVLYIGSFSKSLSPSLRTGFVVAPREVASTLASVRALLDCHSPAILQRTLARFLDDGSMDRHLRRTRKLYRARHQFIVDWFAGPGRTLGKLIAIDAGLHLAAELHDSWDERTLCTRALDAGLNISGLAKFSVESIRPGLTFGYGNSPPEKLEQAFRILKKVLR, from the coding sequence GTGGACTTCTATCTGAACGCGGACGATCACCGGCGGGGCCTGGCCAGGGCTCTTTACGAGCAGATTCGCCAGGCCATTGCGGAGGGACGCATTCGGCCGGGGGACCGGTTGCCGCCGTCGCGCGAGCTGGCCAAGCAATTGGCGATTTCGCGCTTCACCGTCACGACTGCCTACGGCTACCTCGTCGCAGAGGGCTTTCTCGAGGGCGCGAGCGCGGCGGGCACGCGTGTCACCCTGCCGGCGCGCCGCAGCCAATTGCAGCGCGTCACGCCCCCGTTGCTTCGCGGTCGCCATGCGCCGGCGTCCCCTGCACCGCCGAACGAGCCGGCCGCCATGCAAATGGAGCTCGGCGTGCCCGACGCGGAGTCCTTTCCGTACACGGAATTTCGCACGCAAACGTGGCGCGCCATGCGCGAGCTCCGCACGCACGGGGGCACGCAATATGGTGACGCGGCGGGCGAGCCTTCGCTGCGCAGGGCCATCGCGACATGGATCCATCGCTCGCGCGGCGTTCGCGCGGCGCCGGAGGAAGTGGTCGTCACGGCGGGCGCGCAGCAAGCGTTCGACCTCGTTCTGAGCGCGCTGGCGCGGCCGGGCGATACCGTGGCCGTCGAGGATCCGGGCTATCCGCCCTTTCGGCAATTGGCCGAATTGCGGGGTGTGAAGGTCGTTCCGGTGCAGGCCGACCACCATGGCCTGGTCGTGGAGTCGCTGCCTCCCCGCGCGCGGCTCGTTTACGTGACGCCATCGCACCAGTTTCCGCTCGGTTCGGTGTTGTCGTTGGTGCGCCGGCGCCTCTTGCTCGATTGGGCACAGGCCACCGGCGCCTTCATTCTGGAGGACGATTACGACAGCGAATTCCGCTTCAGCGATCGCCCGCTCGAGCCGATGCAGCGACTCGATACGGGCGCGCGCGTCCTCTACATCGGCTCGTTTTCCAAGTCGCTATCCCCGTCGCTTCGCACGGGCTTCGTCGTCGCCCCCCGCGAAGTCGCCTCCACCTTGGCCAGCGTGCGCGCCCTTCTCGACTGCCACTCCCCGGCGATTCTCCAGCGCACCCTGGCGCGCTTCCTCGACGACGGCAGCATGGACCGCCACCTGCGCCGCACGCGCAAACTCTACCGCGCGCGCCATCAATTCATCGTCGACTGGTTCGCCGGCCCCGGTCGCACCTTGGGAAAGCTGATTGCCATCGACGCCGGCCTCCACCTCGCCGCCGAACTTCACGACTCATGGGACGAACGCACCCTCTGCACCCGCGCCCTGGATGCCGGCTTGAACATCTCGGGCCTAGCAAAGTTCTCCGTCGAATCCATCCGCCCGGGCCTCACCTTCGGTTATGGCAACAGCCCTCCCGAAAAACTGGAGCAAGCGTTTCGGATTTTGAAGAAGGTATTACGCTAA
- the lnt gene encoding apolipoprotein N-acyltransferase gives MKIAIGAALSAVLLALYAQVSGAWFVLGFVALVPWLLALNRVRSLWEALGGGLAMSVTMSVAVFSWLPATLERYAGTTSSVWPWLLLVMAAPLLQPQFLTFAVVRYLNRKARPSNGEEEPPRRQGFMNLKPLAFLASWRFPSSLRKMLADRVGPARCVLAAAAAYVATELLASKLLFDTLGLGLYPSRYLRQGADLVGVHGLTWMLLLVNEAVAAVMARKAEARPYVVAALGLIGLDLGYGWLRCAQLRDGGPATVVGVVQANITNYDKLRADRGAFEAVRYILDEHYALSDDLRRNANPDLIVWPETVYPTTFGSPKSEAGQAFDTEILAFAAGRGTPVVFGAYDASAGHEYNAAFFVEAASQKPVRAYRKSLLFPFTERVPPLLDSEWLRARLPWVGHWDTGPGPDVVSMALRDGRRLSALPLICYDALSTTFVAQAAQRGADLIVTLSNDSWFPDERAPRLHLVSAAFRSIETRLPQVRSTNSGISAVISPAGDWLATAGWNERRIVTASLPTGAHAWAPAVLLSPWLAPLLASWALLELLATQLSKRNATNAGIRTK, from the coding sequence ATGAAGATCGCAATCGGGGCCGCATTGTCCGCGGTGTTGCTGGCGCTGTATGCCCAGGTGTCGGGCGCATGGTTCGTATTGGGTTTCGTGGCCCTCGTCCCGTGGCTGCTCGCGCTGAATCGCGTGCGCTCGCTCTGGGAAGCCCTCGGCGGGGGTCTGGCCATGAGCGTGACGATGTCCGTGGCCGTGTTCTCGTGGCTACCCGCGACGCTCGAGCGGTATGCAGGGACAACGTCGTCGGTGTGGCCGTGGCTTCTTTTGGTGATGGCAGCTCCGCTTCTGCAGCCGCAGTTTCTGACGTTTGCGGTGGTGCGGTATCTAAATCGGAAAGCACGACCCTCGAACGGAGAAGAAGAACCGCCAAGACGCCAAGGATTCATGAACCTCAAACCCTTGGCGTTCTTGGCGTCTTGGCGGTTCCCCTCTTCCCTGCGCAAAATGCTCGCGGATCGGGTGGGCCCGGCGCGGTGCGTGCTGGCGGCGGCGGCTGCGTACGTGGCGACGGAGCTTTTGGCGAGCAAGCTGTTGTTCGACACCCTCGGTTTGGGGCTTTATCCGTCGCGATATTTGCGGCAGGGGGCCGATTTGGTTGGCGTGCACGGGCTCACGTGGATGTTGCTGCTCGTGAACGAGGCCGTGGCCGCGGTCATGGCACGAAAGGCGGAGGCTCGCCCGTACGTGGTCGCCGCGCTTGGCCTGATCGGCTTGGACTTGGGATACGGGTGGCTGCGCTGTGCGCAGTTGCGGGATGGGGGGCCGGCGACCGTCGTCGGCGTGGTGCAGGCCAATATTACGAATTACGACAAGCTGCGGGCCGACCGCGGGGCGTTCGAGGCGGTGCGGTACATCCTCGACGAACATTATGCGCTATCCGACGACCTTCGACGGAATGCGAATCCCGACTTGATCGTGTGGCCCGAGACCGTTTACCCCACGACATTTGGCTCGCCCAAAAGCGAGGCGGGGCAGGCCTTCGATACGGAGATTCTCGCGTTTGCGGCGGGGCGGGGAACGCCGGTCGTCTTCGGGGCCTACGATGCTTCCGCGGGCCACGAATACAATGCCGCTTTTTTCGTCGAGGCTGCGTCGCAGAAGCCCGTGCGGGCTTATCGCAAAAGCTTGCTCTTTCCGTTCACGGAACGCGTGCCGCCGTTGCTCGATTCCGAGTGGCTTCGCGCGCGCCTCCCATGGGTCGGGCATTGGGATACGGGGCCCGGGCCCGACGTCGTGAGCATGGCTCTGCGCGATGGCCGTCGGCTATCGGCGCTTCCTCTCATTTGCTACGATGCGCTTTCCACGACGTTCGTGGCCCAGGCGGCGCAGCGCGGGGCAGATCTCATCGTCACCCTCTCGAATGACTCGTGGTTCCCCGACGAACGCGCGCCGCGCCTGCACCTGGTGTCGGCCGCATTTCGCAGCATCGAAACGCGATTGCCGCAGGTCCGCTCGACCAACTCGGGGATTTCCGCGGTCATCTCGCCCGCGGGCGATTGGCTCGCCACGGCTGGCTGGAACGAGCGCCGCATCGTGACCGCGAGCCTCCCCACGGGCGCGCACGCGTGGGCCCCCGCCGTCCTGCTCTCACCGTGGCTCGCGCCTCTCCTGGCCTCATGGGCATTGCTCGAGCTGCTCGCGACTCAATTGAGCAAACGCAACGCGACCAACGCCGGAATCAGAACGAAATAA
- a CDS encoding SGNH/GDSL hydrolase family protein: MNAKTFRYWTHIVLTLGLLLFSGEAMANTITQNSSWTIDRPNTSTKYQVVAYGDSIYAGYQGSLSDVSKRAATWVQGEYLSNAWGTDIDVIRRTKSGARADDIYNNKIVGEKSYMQSSSAKVVAFEMCGNDFLQARSNFAGQSGTCDLSVIDNALTQCTKYQELAMQAINQYATAAKVKMIMNIYYPGYDSDNGQSSCTVNGATINKRDRFLPYLARSNWRACDFARKYGFKCVDSFAEFMGADYDSNNDGQIDSQALRWSATETEDQYVARITTTLKSTLRDANGHLADPSTSYDYLLSDNTHPTFSGPTIYVGFFGGTGTGSGAPDYSGSQIVNGKNPIYNKYGHERAGWAHSLLNPASP, from the coding sequence GTGAACGCCAAAACCTTTCGCTATTGGACCCACATCGTATTGACGCTTGGTTTGCTTCTGTTCAGCGGCGAAGCCATGGCCAATACGATCACACAGAATTCCTCGTGGACGATCGATCGTCCCAATACGTCGACCAAGTACCAGGTGGTCGCGTATGGCGATTCGATTTACGCGGGTTACCAAGGAAGCCTTTCCGACGTTTCCAAGCGCGCGGCCACCTGGGTGCAGGGAGAGTACCTCTCCAATGCATGGGGGACCGACATCGACGTGATCCGCCGGACCAAGTCCGGTGCCAGGGCCGACGATATCTACAACAACAAGATCGTCGGCGAGAAGTCGTACATGCAATCGTCTTCGGCCAAGGTGGTGGCCTTCGAGATGTGCGGCAACGACTTCCTGCAGGCGCGCAGCAACTTCGCCGGCCAGTCGGGAACCTGTGACCTCAGCGTGATCGACAACGCGCTCACCCAGTGCACGAAGTACCAAGAGCTGGCCATGCAGGCCATCAATCAGTATGCGACGGCGGCCAAGGTCAAGATGATCATGAACATCTATTACCCTGGCTACGATTCCGACAATGGGCAGTCGTCGTGCACGGTGAATGGGGCGACCATCAACAAGCGCGACCGCTTCTTGCCCTACCTCGCGCGCAGCAACTGGCGCGCGTGTGACTTTGCACGCAAGTACGGCTTCAAATGTGTCGACTCGTTCGCCGAGTTCATGGGCGCCGATTACGACTCGAACAACGACGGGCAGATCGACTCGCAGGCGCTGCGCTGGTCGGCCACGGAGACGGAGGACCAGTACGTGGCCCGCATCACCACGACCTTGAAGTCGACGTTGCGGGACGCGAACGGCCACCTTGCCGATCCGAGCACCAGCTACGACTATTTGCTGTCGGACAACACGCACCCGACGTTCTCGGGCCCGACGATCTACGTCGGCTTCTTCGGCGGCACGGGCACCGGGTCGGGTGCGCCGGATTACTCGGGGAGCCAGATCGTCAATGGCAAGAATCCCATTTACAACAAGTATGGCCACGAGCGCGCCGGCTGGGCGCATTCGTTGTTGAACCCTGCAAGCCCGTAA
- a CDS encoding GNAT family N-acetyltransferase, translating to MNPALIDLPEAIETPRLYIRRPLPGDGPVLNASIIETWESLQATMNWAQERPTVEESETRVRHQCAAFMTRTDLPMLVFLSDRRTHVGCTGLHRMDWDVPRFEIGYWVRSSFEGQGYVTETVRALTDFAMGTLGAQRVEIRCSHRNTRSQRVAERCGFTLEGRLRNDAREPDGELRDTLIYAKIAEASRAGAST from the coding sequence ATGAACCCTGCCTTGATCGACTTGCCGGAGGCGATCGAAACGCCGCGCCTGTACATTCGCCGCCCTTTGCCGGGTGATGGTCCGGTGCTCAATGCCAGCATCATCGAAACGTGGGAGTCGCTCCAAGCGACGATGAACTGGGCGCAGGAGCGACCGACGGTGGAGGAATCGGAGACCCGGGTGCGGCACCAATGTGCCGCGTTCATGACGAGGACGGATTTGCCCATGCTCGTCTTTCTCTCGGATCGGCGCACGCACGTGGGCTGCACGGGCCTTCATCGCATGGATTGGGACGTGCCCCGATTCGAAATTGGCTATTGGGTGCGCAGCTCGTTCGAGGGGCAGGGGTACGTCACGGAGACCGTGCGCGCACTCACCGACTTTGCCATGGGTACGCTCGGAGCGCAGCGCGTGGAGATTCGTTGTAGCCACCGCAACACGCGCAGCCAGCGGGTGGCCGAGCGCTGCGGCTTCACCTTGGAGGGGCGCTTACGCAACGATGCGCGCGAGCCCGACGGTGAGCTGCGCGACACATTGATCTATGCCAAAATCGCGGAGGCGAGTCGCGCCGGCGCGTCCACGTGA
- a CDS encoding response regulator — protein sequence MRKANSSPRSHPSKLHVLVVDDDPSNLEALRLVLQRGGSRITTASSAAEAMEVFEQETPDVLLSDIGMPGESGYDLIRKVRELPKERGGDIPAAALTAYAEPEDREDALRSGFMMHIPKPVDPVELLTLVSELARMAA from the coding sequence ATGCGAAAAGCAAACTCTTCGCCCCGCTCCCATCCGAGCAAGCTGCACGTTCTCGTCGTCGATGACGATCCGTCCAACCTCGAAGCGCTGCGACTGGTTCTCCAACGAGGTGGCTCGCGCATCACGACGGCCTCGAGCGCCGCCGAGGCCATGGAGGTCTTCGAGCAAGAAACCCCCGACGTTCTGCTCTCGGACATCGGAATGCCTGGTGAGAGTGGATACGATCTCATTCGAAAAGTGCGCGAGCTGCCCAAAGAACGAGGTGGCGACATTCCCGCCGCGGCGCTCACGGCCTATGCCGAGCCAGAAGACCGCGAAGACGCGCTGCGCTCGGGCTTCATGATGCACATTCCGAAGCCCGTCGATCCCGTCGAGTTGCTCACGCTCGTTTCCGAGCTTGCGCGCATGGCGGCGTAG
- a CDS encoding DoxX family membrane protein: MLYARVALGLAFLSPVASRLGLLGNGSNFKKFIEFTAEVNSFMPAATIPFLAVAATICEASFGISLIVGFRLRWVAFGSAGLLAVFGTAMAISLGVKSPLDYSVFSASAAALLLAQTQPR; this comes from the coding sequence GTGCTCTACGCACGCGTGGCGCTCGGTCTGGCCTTTCTTTCGCCGGTGGCGAGCCGATTGGGGCTTTTGGGCAATGGCTCGAACTTCAAGAAGTTCATCGAGTTCACCGCCGAGGTGAACTCCTTCATGCCCGCGGCCACCATCCCTTTTCTCGCCGTCGCCGCCACCATTTGCGAGGCCTCGTTCGGGATTTCGCTCATCGTGGGATTTCGCCTGCGCTGGGTGGCCTTCGGGTCGGCGGGGTTGCTCGCTGTTTTCGGTACGGCCATGGCCATCTCCCTCGGCGTCAAATCGCCGCTCGACTATTCCGTTTTTTCGGCATCGGCCGCGGCCCTTCTCCTCGCGCAAACGCAGCCGCGGTAG
- a CDS encoding 2,4'-dihydroxyacetophenone dioxygenase family protein produces MNKKTNARRETKPLDTTELDWVPIVPGLSFKPITYFPDNSGWQLLLRLEPGTVVPPHRHTGEVHAFNVQGSRYLINTKEVIGPGTYVYEPPGNCDTWRQHGDEACVVHIEVNGSIEYIDEKGNVTRVSDARESQTMYLEWCEKHGQPARVATYL; encoded by the coding sequence ATGAACAAGAAGACCAACGCCCGTCGTGAGACGAAGCCCCTGGACACCACGGAGTTGGACTGGGTGCCCATCGTTCCCGGCCTCTCCTTCAAGCCCATCACGTACTTTCCCGACAACTCCGGCTGGCAGCTGCTCCTGCGGCTCGAGCCCGGCACCGTGGTTCCGCCGCATCGCCATACCGGCGAGGTGCACGCGTTCAATGTGCAAGGTTCGCGTTACCTCATCAACACGAAGGAAGTCATTGGCCCCGGCACCTACGTTTACGAGCCGCCGGGCAACTGCGACACCTGGAGGCAGCATGGCGACGAGGCGTGCGTCGTGCACATAGAGGTGAATGGATCCATCGAATACATCGACGAGAAGGGCAACGTGACCCGCGTGTCCGATGCGCGCGAGAGCCAGACAATGTACCTCGAATGGTGTGAGAAACATGGACAGCCCGCACGTGTTGCAACGTACCTCTAA
- a CDS encoding LysR family transcriptional regulator, giving the protein MTILRDPLAGLSAFVRSVEAGSFSAAARMLGATPSAVSKAVARLEAEVGVRLLHRTTRAVHLTPEGQALYERGSRIVLEACDVRKELSEATGVRGPLRVTAPVDLGQPWLAPRIVEFLERFPDVRVELSLTNRFVDLVEERFDVGLRLGPVRDPRLVRRKLGPTGAIVCASPAYLRKRGTPRRLDDLAHHATLAYTRNGKSTPWRFVDRDVDVQPGPFGSDDNVALLTAALAGLGIARLPTYVAAPEIERGRLRVLFPDRLMQGPTASVIYPEQRYPLARLRAFIDFISTAFIKTPP; this is encoded by the coding sequence ATGACCATCCTGCGTGATCCTTTGGCCGGATTGAGCGCGTTCGTGCGCAGCGTCGAGGCGGGAAGCTTCAGCGCCGCCGCGCGCATGCTCGGAGCGACACCGTCGGCGGTCAGCAAGGCCGTCGCCCGGCTGGAGGCCGAGGTGGGTGTCCGGCTTTTGCATCGCACCACGCGCGCAGTGCATCTCACCCCGGAGGGCCAAGCGTTGTACGAGCGCGGCTCGCGCATCGTGCTCGAGGCGTGCGACGTGCGCAAAGAGCTCTCCGAGGCCACCGGCGTGCGCGGTCCCCTTCGCGTGACCGCACCGGTCGATCTGGGGCAGCCGTGGCTCGCCCCGCGCATCGTCGAATTCCTGGAGCGATTCCCCGACGTGCGCGTCGAGTTGAGCCTCACGAATCGATTCGTCGACCTCGTCGAGGAGCGCTTCGACGTGGGCCTTCGCCTCGGCCCCGTGCGCGATCCTCGTCTCGTGCGTCGAAAGCTCGGGCCCACCGGCGCCATTGTCTGTGCCTCACCCGCTTACCTCCGCAAACGGGGCACGCCGCGCCGACTCGACGACCTGGCCCATCACGCGACGCTTGCGTATACGCGCAATGGGAAATCCACGCCGTGGCGATTCGTCGATCGCGACGTCGATGTCCAGCCCGGACCCTTTGGCTCCGACGACAACGTGGCTCTGCTGACCGCCGCACTCGCCGGACTGGGCATCGCGCGTCTTCCCACCTACGTTGCTGCGCCCGAGATCGAGCGCGGCCGCCTCCGTGTGCTGTTCCCCGATCGGCTGATGCAGGGTCCCACGGCGTCCGTCATCTACCCGGAGCAGCGTTATCCACTCGCTCGCCTTCGTGCCTTCATTGATTTCATTTCGACCGCCTTCATCAAGACGCCGCCCTGA
- a CDS encoding alpha/beta hydrolase produces the protein MNTNRIVERVLEAADGTPLVQRIQGHGPAVVIVHGVLADACQWDEVAGALAQRGRRVVVPHRRGRAPSGPLGPDYDLRTEVHDLRCILDEVGPGACLVGHSYGGVIALHAAMQREDLGRLVVYEPLLDPRSFGGPPLAKAQALAARGDLEGAMLVLVTEISPTPPELLPAYRASGLWQSQLRFVRAAIAEIAATERALPRSPDWSSLRVPPRVLLGALNEGHEPFGPSAVALAESIPGARLVRLEGQRHLAHVDAPARLASAILA, from the coding sequence ATGAACACGAACCGCATCGTCGAACGGGTGCTCGAGGCGGCGGACGGAACGCCGTTGGTCCAGCGCATCCAAGGTCATGGGCCCGCCGTGGTGATCGTCCACGGCGTTCTGGCCGACGCGTGCCAATGGGACGAGGTCGCCGGAGCGCTGGCCCAACGGGGTCGCCGGGTGGTGGTCCCCCACCGCCGCGGCCGCGCACCGAGCGGTCCTCTGGGCCCGGACTACGATCTTCGAACGGAAGTACATGATTTGCGCTGCATTCTCGACGAGGTGGGCCCTGGAGCGTGCCTCGTGGGCCACAGCTATGGCGGCGTCATCGCGCTGCACGCGGCCATGCAGCGCGAGGACCTCGGGCGCCTCGTGGTGTACGAGCCGCTGCTCGATCCTCGCTCCTTCGGTGGCCCGCCGCTCGCCAAGGCGCAGGCCCTGGCCGCGCGCGGCGATCTCGAGGGTGCCATGTTGGTCCTGGTCACGGAGATCTCGCCGACCCCGCCCGAGCTCCTCCCCGCCTACCGCGCCTCGGGGCTATGGCAATCGCAGCTTCGATTCGTGCGCGCGGCCATTGCGGAAATTGCGGCAACGGAGCGCGCGTTGCCCCGTTCGCCCGATTGGAGCTCGCTACGGGTGCCACCGCGCGTGCTGCTCGGCGCGCTCAATGAGGGGCACGAGCCCTTCGGCCCGTCGGCGGTGGCCCTGGCCGAGTCGATCCCCGGTGCCCGACTGGTTCGCCTCGAGGGGCAGCGCCACCTCGCTCACGTGGACGCGCCGGCGCGACTCGCCTCCGCGATTTTGGCATAG
- a CDS encoding AbfB domain-containing protein, whose amino-acid sequence MASTIQAAPLTTPWTSDVSPDNALPEYPRPQLVRSNWQNLNGQWQFARAAAGEAAPVGRDLAERVLVPYPIESALSGIQRHEDRMWYRRTFTVPSNWAGQRIQLNFDAVDWQATVYVNGVRVGVHEGGYDAFSFDVTDQLRAGSNEIIVGVYDPTDAGGQPIGKQRLSPSGIWYTAASGIWQTVWLEPTAPAHITRLEATPDVAQQRLKLTVRGTGISGQTVQAVVTDGGAEVARANGAVDAEISLPVPNPKLWSPDRPFLYDLTVSLVSPNGTVDRVTSYFGMRSIALATVDGVLRPVLNGQFVFQIGTLDQGYWPDGIYTAPTDAALKFDIQQHKDFGFNTIRKHIKVERPRWFYWADKLGILVWQDMPAMNTVAPSDAAKAQFERELREMIDEHRNAPSVITWVVQNEGWGQYDQARLANLVKQLDPTRLVDNMSGINCCGAVDGGNGDLADWHTYVGPSSPRPSATRAAVLGEYGGLGLRVEGHEWSPGNGFSYEMQPNAAALNDRYIGLIQMNASLMKFTGLSAAIYTEITDVENEINGLVTYDRRVIKVDTARIRAAHEGLIRASRDRNSGEGPGGIRSGQPRSLQVTTAGLTNRYLRHRDGLVYTDVVTDADGDLPKRDASFKVVRGLARDACYSFESRNFPGHYLRHRGARLYKDARDGTSGFDADATFCAKAGLSGTGVSLESYNEPGKHLRHFNAEVYIASNGGPNAWDTSANYTADATWNLVDPWWRSSADLPLGANESFRVMTTGFTNRYIRHRDGLGFTEVVDGNSPTLLKQDATFKVVRGLANPTCYSLESRNFPGQYLRHKNYRIYKEARDNTPLFDADATFCAQADVGGPGVVLESYNMKEHYIRHINGELWMAHPGGTNSWDNPELLGVDIYWNVSPPWAP is encoded by the coding sequence ATTGCTTCAACGATACAGGCTGCACCGCTGACCACTCCGTGGACATCGGATGTTTCGCCCGACAATGCCCTGCCCGAGTATCCAAGACCGCAGTTGGTTCGAAGCAATTGGCAGAACCTCAACGGGCAATGGCAATTTGCCCGGGCGGCCGCGGGGGAGGCTGCGCCCGTCGGACGCGATTTGGCGGAGCGCGTCTTGGTGCCCTATCCCATCGAATCTGCGCTTTCCGGAATTCAGCGGCACGAAGATCGAATGTGGTATCGCCGCACGTTTACCGTTCCGTCGAATTGGGCAGGCCAGCGCATTCAACTGAACTTCGACGCGGTCGATTGGCAAGCCACCGTGTACGTGAACGGCGTTCGCGTGGGCGTGCACGAGGGCGGCTACGACGCCTTCTCCTTCGATGTCACCGATCAACTCCGCGCAGGCTCCAACGAGATCATCGTCGGGGTGTACGATCCCACGGACGCGGGCGGTCAGCCCATTGGCAAACAGCGCCTGTCGCCGAGCGGCATCTGGTACACGGCGGCCTCGGGCATTTGGCAGACGGTGTGGCTCGAGCCCACTGCGCCGGCGCACATCACGCGGCTCGAGGCGACGCCGGACGTGGCGCAGCAGCGGTTGAAGCTCACCGTGCGGGGTACGGGGATTTCCGGCCAGACCGTGCAAGCCGTGGTGACCGATGGCGGCGCCGAGGTCGCGCGTGCGAATGGTGCGGTGGATGCCGAGATTTCCCTGCCGGTGCCCAATCCCAAACTTTGGTCGCCGGATCGGCCGTTTCTGTACGATCTCACCGTGTCCCTGGTGTCTCCCAACGGCACCGTCGATCGGGTGACGAGCTATTTCGGCATGCGATCCATCGCCTTGGCCACCGTCGATGGGGTGCTCCGGCCGGTGCTCAATGGTCAATTCGTCTTTCAAATTGGCACCCTCGACCAAGGGTACTGGCCCGACGGCATCTACACCGCCCCGACGGACGCGGCGTTGAAGTTCGATATTCAGCAGCACAAGGATTTCGGCTTCAACACGATTCGCAAGCACATCAAGGTGGAGCGTCCGCGTTGGTTCTATTGGGCGGACAAGCTCGGCATCTTGGTCTGGCAGGACATGCCGGCGATGAACACCGTGGCGCCGTCGGATGCGGCCAAGGCGCAGTTCGAGCGGGAGCTCCGCGAGATGATCGACGAGCACCGCAACGCGCCGTCGGTGATCACGTGGGTGGTGCAGAACGAAGGATGGGGCCAATACGATCAAGCGCGCCTGGCCAATCTGGTCAAACAGCTCGACCCGACCCGGCTCGTGGACAACATGAGCGGCATCAATTGCTGCGGCGCCGTCGATGGCGGCAATGGCGATTTGGCCGATTGGCACACGTACGTGGGGCCCTCCTCGCCGCGCCCATCGGCGACCCGCGCGGCGGTTCTCGGAGAGTACGGAGGCCTGGGGCTGCGCGTGGAAGGCCACGAGTGGAGCCCCGGAAATGGCTTTAGTTACGAGATGCAGCCCAACGCCGCCGCCTTGAACGACCGCTACATCGGCTTGATTCAGATGAATGCGTCGTTGATGAAGTTCACGGGGCTGAGCGCGGCCATCTACACGGAAATTACGGACGTCGAAAACGAGATCAACGGCCTGGTGACCTACGACCGCCGCGTGATCAAAGTGGATACGGCGCGCATCCGTGCCGCGCACGAAGGCTTGATCCGCGCCTCGCGCGATCGAAACTCCGGCGAAGGCCCCGGGGGGATCCGCTCGGGGCAGCCTCGCTCGTTGCAGGTGACCACCGCCGGTCTGACGAACCGCTACCTGCGCCACCGCGATGGGCTCGTGTACACGGACGTCGTGACCGATGCCGATGGCGATCTGCCCAAGCGCGATGCCTCGTTCAAGGTCGTGCGCGGCCTCGCACGCGACGCGTGCTATTCGTTCGAGTCGCGCAATTTTCCCGGGCACTATCTGCGTCATCGGGGCGCACGCCTCTACAAAGATGCGCGCGATGGGACATCGGGGTTCGATGCCGATGCGACATTTTGCGCGAAGGCGGGGCTCTCGGGCACCGGCGTGTCGCTCGAGTCGTACAACGAGCCGGGGAAGCATTTGCGCCACTTCAATGCGGAGGTGTACATCGCCAGCAATGGCGGGCCCAATGCGTGGGACACCTCGGCCAACTATACCGCGGATGCGACCTGGAACCTGGTCGACCCATGGTGGAGAAGCTCGGCGGACCTGCCGCTGGGCGCGAACGAGTCCTTCCGCGTGATGACCACGGGCTTCACCAATCGGTACATTCGGCACCGCGACGGCTTGGGCTTCACCGAGGTGGTCGATGGCAATAGCCCGACGTTGCTGAAGCAGGATGCCACCTTCAAAGTGGTACGCGGCCTTGCGAACCCCACGTGCTACTCGCTGGAGTCGCGCAATTTCCCCGGGCAATACCTGCGCCACAAGAACTACCGCATTTACAAAGAGGCCCGCGACAACACCCCCTTGTTCGACGCCGACGCCACCTTCTGCGCCCAAGCCGACGTGGGCGGCCCCGGCGTCGTCCTGGAGTCGTACAACATGAAGGAGCACTACATCCGGCACATCAATGGCGAATTGTGGATGGCCCACCCCGGCGGCACCAATTCATGGGACAACCCCGAACTGCTCGGCGTGGACATCTACTGGAACGTCTCTCCACCCTGGGCGCCCTAA